In Nostoc piscinale CENA21, the genomic stretch GTATTTGGTGTAGATGAAGGAACAAAGTTTCAACAACTGCGCCAATTACTAAGTTCTGTCTTAGACCTCATCAGTTCCTCGCGGATGTCCGCCGCTTTATTTTTTCAAGTTATGCAACGCGACTGGGGTGCATGGAGTCCTTGGGGAAAGTTTTTAAGGCAACTACAACAAATTGATCAACTTATTTATACCCTCATTCAAGAACGACGGGCTGAAACTGGGCAGAATCGCCAAGATATCTTGAGTTTGTTGATTTCGGCTCGTTATGATGATGGGCAACCCATGTCAGATGCAGAATTACGTGATGAATTAATGACAATGTTAGTTGCCGGACATGAAACTACGGCTTCGGCATTAACTTGGGCTTTTTACTGGCTTGACCGTTTACCAGAAGTCCGCGAAAAATTACTCAAAGAATTGTCTACTTTAGGCGCTAACCCGGAACCAAGTAATATTGCCAAATTGCCTTATTTAACAGCAGTTTGCCAAGAAACTTTGCGGATCTATCCTATTGTGATCAATGGCTTTTTTAGAATAGTCAAGTCGCCAATTGAAATTATGGGTTACAAATTGCCCAAAGGCACAGCCGTAGTTCCTAGTATTTATTTAGCCCATCATCGCCCAGAAGTTTACCCACAGCCAAACCAATTCAAACCAGAACGCTTTTTAGAAAGACAATTTTCTCCTTATGAATATTTACCCTTTGGTGGCGGAAATCGTCGATGTATTGGTTTAGCCTTTGCTCAGTATGAAATGAAAATTGCCCTCGCCACAATTTTGTCGCAGTTCCAAGTCTCTCTAGTCAATAAAAACCCAGTGCGCCCTGTGCGTCGTGGTTTAACTTTAGCCACACCCACCGGAATGCAGATGGTAGCCACAACACGAGTGCTGAGTATTGAGTGATGTACACTTCGACTTCGCTCAGTGTACAGATGTTTACCAATCAACACAAAGAAAACCAATAAATTGGGTCTCAGTAAGCAATTTGGCAGATTGCTGACTCATTTTGCCAAATTGCTTCCTAATTTTGGCAGATTTCGCCAGCAAAACGCCATATTGCTAACTCATTTTGCCAAACTGCTTACTAATTTTGGTAGATTCCGCAAGTAAAATGCCATATTGCTAACTCATTTTGTCAAATTGCTTACTAATTTTGGTAGATTCTGCAAGTAAAATGCCATATTGCTGTTTAATTTCAGTACATTCCGCAAACAAAATGCCATATTCCATATTTTGCACCAAGCAACTGGTGAAAGATTTAGGAATTACGCATAAAAACGAAAAATCAAGGGTTTTGGCGAGGGTGTAGGGGTACAGGTGTATAGGGGTGTATGTATCTAAAACCCTTCCGCCACACACCCTTACACCCTTACACCCAATCTTCATAGACAATCTTGGCGCGTAAGTCCTGAGATTGAAGAGTATAGCAAAACAAAAACCTTACACCCCTTCACCCTTAGAGGTTGTTTGAAAAGTGGCTGGTTGTGATTATTAGCACTTCTTGATTCCCCCTAACCCCCCTTTTTAAGGGCAGGGCTGTTTCATTCTAAAAAGGAAAAAAGTAATGGGATGTTGTGGGAGCAGAATCTGATAGCTCTGGTAAGGGAATCAAAACCATTGTGGCGGAAAAGATTAATCACAAAACTGCGGAGAATTGAGAAGTTGGCAGCAGCATAACCATCAACCATTTGGGCAGAGTCTTCATCAAAGACAACATCTTTCACCCAATGTAATCGATTTTCTACGCCCCAGTGGCGACGAATACCACAGGCAAAATCGGATGCTTTCAGGGACAGAGAACTGATGTAGTAAGCAGTTTCTTGGTAAGCTTTACCAGCACGAGTACCAACTCGTTCGACTTGAATAATCGACTTTAAACCCAGCCAATCATGGGAAATATTGTTCAAGTTTTCAAATACACAAACACGACGTTGAGTAAAGCGACCACTCCTTCGTTCAAAATCAGTATGTATAGTTGTGGGCTGTGAGTGCTGCATATTCTGTTGGATTTGGTGATACAGTTTGGGCTGATTGGCTTTGACTGCAATCACATAATCATTGCCACTGTGGATGATTTGCTGGACTGTTTTTTTTGACAATGAAGTGCATCAAAACTAAACACTACACCCTTTAAATCCAAGATAGCAATTAAGTTTTGAACCGTAGCAATTTCACTGCTTTGCTTGTTATCCATCGTTTGTAACCCGACGACTTGACCTTGGTGGCTACTAAACATCGATACGACACTAATGAATCTTTGATAGGCACTGCTATAGTCCTGGACTGTCGCCTTGATACTTTTACCGTCAGTTGCTAACCATTCTAAGGAGCTTAATTCTACATACTGACTTGCCCATTCATTAAATATCTGTGTCAATTCCTCAAAATTTACACGCATCATCACACGGCGAATTGTCGAGTACGATGGCACTCTATCTTTTGGTATCTCTAGTATTTCGATTAATGATTGTTGATGGCGTTTGACAAAATCTCTCATTACCTCTGTATCCTACACAACCACTCATTGTTCCCATGATTACCAGTACTAGTACCAGCCATAATCGGTGTCTTTGTCCTTGCTTTGTCCGAAAATCCCTAACTTTCTTCAGTTGCGTGATAATCGCAACTGTCATTACTACTGTTTAACAATGCACTGACTATCCGATTCAACCATTTTTCTTCCCAGAATGAAACAGCCCTGCCTTCAAAAGGGGGGCTAGGGGGGATCAAGTGCAATATTTAATACTTCTCAGACATCCTCTAAGAGGCTGCATATAAACCCCTCAGACTGGAAGTCTGGGGCTATACAAACAAAGCCTGCCTAGCCTATCGGCAACGGCAAAGCCGAACGCAGGCTAATTATATGCTTCTTCATATCGATTTGGTATAAAGTCAAATGGAGTATGAGGTTCTAGATATTACAGAATTTGGATGACAGCTATTTTTGGCAAGATTAATTAAAACTTTGAGAGCGTTGAATGTTGCTGTTATAGAAAGCGATCGCAGACTATACTTTGGGTGCATCCCAGTTTTTATTTCTCACATAGAGGATAATTGTCATTGCGAGGAGGAACGACGAAGCAATCTCATGCACTCGTTCAGAATGGTAAGATTTTGCGATTGCTTCGTTCCTCGCAATGACATATAAAAAACTGGGATGCTCCCCTATACTCTTGATGTATGCGTACAATATCTATGCACCCATCATTGAACATAATAGCGATCGCATCTTCCTATTACTTAAAAATTTCTACTTATTTCTTACTAACTTGAGTATAATTTTTATCGTTATCTCGTAAAAGTTTATTAGTGCTAACAAAGACAACCACCAACAGTAATAGCTGAATTTGCCAAGGTGCTAAGACTAAACTGACAACTAGGCTGATAATAGTAAACACGCTAGTTAAGTAAGCTAGTTCATCGCTACATTTTTTTGATAAGTAACCTGTTGCTAATCCAGTAAATAGAGGGATTAAAAAAACCAAAGGCATTGCAATTCTTCTCCTAAAATTTAAGATGCCAGGGATTAAGAAATTTTTAATTTAAAGTTTTATTCATAATGATTGCTGTCAATCTTACATCTAAAGATGTTTGCTTCACAATACTCTAGATAAAGAAACAATCATCAAGTCAAGATTCCGTAATTGTCTAGTAAATAAGTTTAACACTCAGTGCTGTCACTATAATATCTATCTAGGATATTACCTTTAGAAGTAACTTTTTCCCCTTAGATACCCAATGCTAAACATTCCTCAACTCTTAGCAGCTGAACTAGACCTTAAACCTTATCAGGTGCAGAACGCGCTGGAACTTTTGGCGGAGGGTGCAACGATTCCGTTTATTGCACGGTACCGCAAAGAGCGCACTGGTGAAATGAATGAAGTGCAATTGCGCGATTTATTCGATAAGTATAATTACTTAACAGAATTAGAGGCAAGAAAATCTGTAATTTTAAATGCGATCGCCGAACAAGGTAAACTCACTGATGAGTTAAAAACGCAAATTATCTCTTGTCAACAAAAAACAGAACTTGAGGATTTATACTTACCATATCGACCAAAGCGCCGCACCCGTGCCACCATTGCTAAAGAAAAAGGGTTAGAGCCTTTAGCCGAGTTTATTCAATCTTTAAATATTAAAAATGGTATAGCTGCATCTTTAGCAGCAGAAGCAAGCAAGTATATTTCTGAAGAGAAAGGCGTAAAAACAGCAGATGAGGCGCTAAAAGGTGCAGCCGATATCCTTGCTGAAGCAGTAGCCGAAACAGCAGAACTGCGTGCTTATTTGCGTGATTATTTCCTAGAAGCTGGAGTTTTTGTTTCTCGGATTAAAGATGATTATCCTGAAGGTACAACTAAATTTGAGATGTACCGCAATTATCAAATCAAAGTCAAAAATATTGCTCCCCACAATATGTTGGCATTGTGTCGCGGTGAAGCGGAGGGAGTATTAAGCTTTGATATTAATTTTGATGAAGATTATGTGCTTGGTTATCTCGAATCTCAAGTAATTCGCACCAAAGTCAGAGATATTCGGGATTTTTATCAGGTCATGTTGAAAGATGCGTTTAACCGCCTGATGAAAACCTCTTTGATAGCAGAGGTAATTGCTACTAAAAAAGATTATGCAGACATAGAATCTATTAAAACCTTTGAGGCTAATTTGCGGGAGTTATTGCTGTCTGCACCTGCGGGGATGAAACCAACTTTGGCGATAGATCCGGGATTTAGAACTGGATGTAAAGTGGCTGTTTTAGATGAAACAGGCAAATTTTTAGAGTATCAGGCAGTTTTTCCCCATCAAGCGGCTGAACAACGCACAAAAGCAGCACAAACGATTAAAAATTTGATTGATAAATATCAAATCGAGCTAATTGCGATTGGTAACGGGACAGCTTCGCGGGAAACCGATGAATTTGTCACGCAAGTATTACAAACACTCAACCGTCAACCAACTAAAGTGATGGTGAATGAATCGGGTGCATCAATATATTCTGCCAGCAAAGTAGCTTTAGAAGAATTTCCTGATTTAGATGTAACGGTGCGGGGTGCGATTAGTATTGGTCGCCGTTTGCAAGACCCTTTGGCAGAATTAGTCAAGATAGATCCCAAATCTATTGGTGTGGGACAATATCAGCACGATGTTGATCAAAAGCTGTTGAGAAAAAAACTGGATGAAACTGTAGAAAGCTGCGTCAACTTTGTGGGTGTAGATTTAAATACAGCTTCTAAAGAACTTTTAACTTTTGTTTCTGGGATTACAGCCGCAGTTGCCAACAACATTGTTACCTATCGCAATCAAAACGGTGCTTTTAAAAATCGTCGTCAACTTTTGAAAGTACCGAAATTAGGGCCGAAAGCTTTTGAACAAGCCGCCGGATTTTTGCGGATTCGCAATGGTGATCATCCTTTAGATAATACGGCTGTGCATCCTGAAAGTTACTCGGTTGTAGAAGCGATCGCATCTGACCTCAATGTTAAATTAAATCAAGTCAGCCAAATTGCGGAAAAGCTCAAAAAAGTCGATATCAGAAAATATACCACCGATACCATTGGTGAACCAACATTGCGAGACATTCTCAGCGAACTGGAAAAACCAGGCCGAGACCCCCGCGCTGAATTTAAGTATGCCACCTTTAAAGAAGGCATCAAAGAAATTGGCGATTTACAATTAGGTATGGAATTAGAAGGAATTGTGACCAATGTCGCCAATTTTGGCGCATTTGTCGATATTGGTGTACATCAAGATGGCTTAGTACATATTTCCCAACTTGCCGATAGATTTGTGGAAGATCCAAAGCAAATCGTCAAGGTGGGACAAGTCGTTAAAGTTAAGGTTTTGGAAGTGAACGAGAAATTAAAACGGATTAGTTTGTCAATGAAAGCAGTCAAGCAATGAAGAGTGCTGAGTATTGAAGGAGGCAGGAAGCAGAAGGCAGAAGGAAAAATCCTTTCCAATTAATTCAGGATTTACGCAGTGAGGCGAAAAATCAAGAGTTTTGGGAAGGGTATCAAGGCAAAATCAAGTCAAAAATCAAAAGTCAGAGAATTTTTGACTTTTAACTTTTGACTTTTGACTTCCCAGCGCCGCCCTACACCCTACACCCAGTCTCAAGCAGTACCCTTAAACACTCGTTCTGCGGGGCCAGTCATATAAATTCGTTCGTCAATTTCTGACCATTCAATTTCTAAGCAACCTCCTGGTAATTCTACAGTCGCCGCGCGATCGCATTTTCCAGTTAACACGCCAGCAACTAAAGAAGCACAAGCACCTGTACCACAAGCTAATGTAATTCCTGCACCTCTTTCCCATACCCGCATTTTTAGGTAGTCACGACTGACCACTTGAATAAATTCGGTGTTGGTTCTTTGAGGAAAAACTGGGTGATGTTCAAATTTCGGGCCGATGGTTTCTAAGGGAATCGCGGCGACATCTTCCACAAAAGTGATGCAGTGGGGATTACCCATACTCACACACGTTACTTCCCAAGTTTGTCCAGCAACTTCTAGGGGTTGATTAATTACTTTGGCATCAGCCACACCCAGGGTAGTCGGAATTTCGCCAGCTAGTAAATGTGGTAAACCCATATCCACCTTGATTTGACCATCGGGTGTCAGTTGGGGTGTAATTGTCCCCGCCAAGGTATGAATGCGATATTTATCTTTTGTGCGGGATATGCCTTCTAAATCGGCGATAAATGCAGCTAAACAGCGAATCCCATTACCACACATTTCCGGTTCTGAACCATCAGAATTAAATATCCGCATAGTGTAATCAGTACCGTTTTTTCCGGGTAAGGCGAAAATTACACCATCTGCACCGATACCAAAGTGGCGATCGCACCACTCAACTGCTTTCTCTGGTGTTAGAACTGGCGTGGCTGACCCACGATTGTCAATTAAAATGAAGTCGTTACCTAGACCGTGATACTTAGTAAATTCGATTGCCATTTTGCCAATGATGAATTATCAATGATTAGGAAAGTATGAAGTGTAAAGTATGTAGACACCCTTTGGGTGGCTTGCCGCAGGCTAGGATGAAATTTTATCCTTCATAATCAATAATTCATACTTTACAACTCCTTACAGAAAACATTTTTTATTGTGCATAAACCATCATCAAACATGGCGACCACTGATTTTGATACGTCACTGCCAAGCATTCGCCAAGTACAGAACCTGATTAAACAAGCCGCAGTAGTTGAGTTCAAACTAGTCACAGGCGACCTGTTGACAGGTAAGATTTTATGGCAAGACCCCGGTTGTGTTTGTATTGTCGATGAAAACAGCCAGCAAACAACCATTTGGAAACAAGCGATCGTCTATCTTCAACCTAAAGGGTAATTAGGGGTTAGGGGCTAGAGGTTAGTATTTTTACTCAGCACTCAAAACTCAGCACTCAGCGAGAAGTTGCGTGCGGAGAGAACTTGCGTGCGCGGGTTCCCCGCGTTGAGCAAAGTTCGGAGGGTTCCCCGCGTTGAGCAAACTTCGGTGACTCAAAACTCAGCACTTCAAGACAAAAACTCTTTGATGGTTTGTGCTTCACTCGCTTTGGCTATGGGGATAGACAAAGGCATTTTGTTGGGTGCGGTGAATAAAGATTGTAGTTGATTCAGACTGGGTAAGCTACCACATAATAATACTTGGTCGCCAACTTTCAAGTCTGTTTTCTCGTCAGGACGGCGAATAAACTTGCCATCCCGTCGCAGTGCTTGTATTCGTACTGATGTTTCATGATTTTTCAAATCAGCCAGGGTTTTATTATCAACAGGAGAATCAGCCTCGACTACTATCCATTGACAAGCACTATTTTCTCCGGGAACAGCTATTTTACCTTGAGCAAATTCTTCTAAGGCTGCTAGTTCTTCGGATGCGCCAACTACTAATAAGCGATCGCCTTCCTCTAATTTTGTCAGATTGTTGGGATAGTCGATTTCTGTGCCATTAGCACGGCGAATCGCCATCAAGCTGACCCCTGTTAAGTAACGCATATCCGCTTCTTCTAAACTCATTCCAATGAGAGGTGAAGTTGCAGGTAAGGGATACCAGCGCCGATTTAAATCGCGGGTTGCTTGATCTAAATCGCGGGAAACCTCAGAAGCAGAACGTTCTGGGCGCAAATCCAAGTAATGATCGTTACGGATTTGCTGCATTTCTCGCTGGACGATAAATTGTGAGAAGCCTAAGTCGTTTAATAAGTAAGTCGCCATTTCTAAGCTGGCTTCAAATTCTGGTTGAACAACTTCCCGCGCTCCTAATTGATAAAGCACCTCAATATTTTTGTCTTGGGTGGCGCGGACAACCAAATTTAATTCTGGATGTAATTCTAAAGCTCGTTTTAAACACAGACGAGTACTCATAGGATCAGGAAGTGCGATCGCCATTCCCTTTGCATGGTTTACGCCTGCGGTTTCCAAAACGTGAAAACTCACGCAGTTACCATAAACATAAGCCACACCCGCATCTCGTAACTGCTGAATACGGCTTTCGGATTGGTCGATGACTACCACAGGTAAGTCATGCTGTTGCAATAACTTCACCAAATTTTTACCTACCCGCCCATAGCCACAGACAACTATATGGTCTTTTACAGGTAATTCTTCCGATACATCTCTGGCTTCACCTTCTCCTGCTAAATAAGGTTTCAGCCAAGGCATCGATTCGGCAAAGTTAAACAAAAATGGTAATAGCCGCAGCACAAAAGGAGTCAATATCAGGGTAACGGCTGTAGTTCCTAAAATTAGTAAATATATACGTCGAGATACCAACCCTAATGCTTGACCTTCACTAGCTAGCACAAAGGAAAATTCCCCAATTTGTGCCAGTCCAAACCCAGCAATCAAAGCTGTTTTCAACGGGTAGCGGAAGAGTTTAACTAAAGGCGTAATAATCAAAAACTTGCCCACAAACACTAACGCCACTAACCCTAAAATTAATTCCAGATTGTTCCACAAAAACACCGGGTCAATCAACATCCCAATGGCGGCGAAGAACAAACTAGCAAAAATATCTCGTAGCGGTTCTACATAAGTTAGGGTTTGGTCGGCGTATTCCACTTCAGAAATCATCAAGCCGGCGACAAACGCCCCCATTTCAATTGATAAGCCCAAATATTCTGTTAATAGCGCAATGCCTAAACACAAAGCTACAACACCGAGTAAAAATAATTCTCGGCTTTCGGTACGGGCTAACATTCGCAATAATGGCGGTATCAACCAAATACCAGCCACAACTGCCCCAGCCGCAAACAAACAAATCCGTACCAAGGCTGTGAGTACTGCTACACCAATCACTTCTGCTGGTGCGTGCAGCGCAGGTAAGACAGCCAGCATTAGCCCTAAAGCTAAATCCTGCACTACCAAAATACCCAGCATGACCTGTCCGTGGGGCGTTTCTGTCTCGTTACGCTCCATCAAGCATTTGAGGACAACGGCGGTGGAAGACAAGGACAGAATTGACCCCAAGAATACACCTTTAGCGGGTAAACTGCCCCAAGCTCCCGTTACGCCACACACCACCACTGTGACTAAGATTGTCAAGGCGATTTGTAATCCACCTCCACCAAGAGCGATCGCTTTTACTTTTTTTAATTCAGCAAAAGAAAATTCCACACCCAAGGCAAATAATAGAAAGGCAACCCCGAACTGCGCCAAAGTTTCTACTTGAATAACCTCTTTAATCAGTCCTAGCCCCGCAGGCCCAACAACCATTCCACCGATGAGATACCCCAACAGCACTGGTTGTCTTAAAAGAGATGCCAACAGCCCCCCACAGGCTGCGACTGCTAAAACTGATACTAAATCGACAATTAATCTAAAATCTTCTTGCACAATCTTTAAAAAGAACTATTAAGACCTGTTAACTTCAGCATACAAATTTTTATCTATCTGGGGGTTAAATTGTTGGCATAGAGGCCACAAAATTTGTGCTTTCTTCTTCAAGACCTAGAGACAAAGATTGTGGCTTGGAACGGGTGTAAGATTTGGAATACCTTTAACACACATCTTGTACCTGACGATTAAAATCGCGGCTACACGAACAAAGCCTGCCTAGCCTGCGGCTTCTGCGAAGCAGTACGCAGGCTCAAAAAGCTTGACTTTACGTTAGTCCGCGCAGCCGGACTTCGTTTGTTTAGCCACGACTTCAGCCGCCCGGTGCAAGATATGTGAAATCCAACAAGAGAGAGTATTTTTCCGGTAGTTTACTGACGACCGGATGAGTAAAATTTAGGTTTTACGGCAGTGCATTCGGCTAAATCCTGACTTTGTAAATATTCTCTCACTTTTCTAACCATGAAAATTCTACATTACAAACAAGAATATATCTGGCTAAAAGTTCTTGTTATTTCTATCTTGATTTTAGGAATTTATTTCCGATTTATTAACCTTGATGGCAAAGTTTATTGGAATGATGAAGTTTATACTTCATTATGGCTTTCTGGTCATGCCAGTACAGAAATTATTGAAAAGTTTTATAATAGTGAAATTGTTAATGTTAGCCTCTTACAACAATATCAACAAATATATCCATCCCAAGGTATCAGTAATGCCATTGTGCGGCTGGCTATAGAAGATTCTCAACATCCGCCACTGTATTATATTTTGGCATGGTTTTGGTCAGTTTGGTTTGGTAATTCTGTCGCTATAATTAGAAGTTTATCAGCCGTTATTAGTGTAGTTTCTTTCGTCAGCATATATTATTTATGCCGAGAATTATTTACATCATCTTTAACAAAATGGATAGCTGTTTCACTGATAGCTATTTCGCCGTTTCATTTATTATATGCTCAGGAAGCTAGAGAATATAGCTTATGGACATTAACTATTATTATTGCTAATTACACAATTCTCTTGGCTTTAAGAAAAAAAACAGTTATTAGTTGGGTTATTTATGCAATTTCCCTAATTTTGAGCTTTTACACATTTTTTATTCTCAATTTTTGTGGTGCTTGGTCATGGCATTTATATATTAGGTATTAATGGGTTCAAAAAAACTCAGTCATTAATTGCTTATTTATTATCTGTCACAGCCGCTATTATCGCTTTTATTCCTTGGCTGATAGTTATTTACCAAGGTAAAACTTCTGGCAGAATTCAAAGGTTAGATTGGATAACAGAAGCGACGAGTTTACCTGCATTCATTGGAAAATGGCTGCTAAATATTACCAGGATTTTTTTAGATTGGGTAATTATTAATGAAAATACCTCAATTAAATCAATAATTTGGTTAATACCATTACTTTGGCATTGATAGTTTTGATTGGTTATGGATTTTACTATCTCTATCGTTCAATGCCTAAAACTACTTGGTTATTTATCTTCACTTTAACTTTAACAACGGCAATAGCCTTAATAATTCCTGACATTATTTTTGGCGGTAGGCGTTCGGGAGTGGCAAGATATCTGATACCGACATTTTTAGGAATTCAATTAACAGTCGCTCATCTTTTGGCTAGTAAGTTAGTCTCGATTCAAAGCATAAAATTGCAAAATATCTGGAGATTAATTACGATTTTTCTCATCTCTTGTGGGGTGATATCTTGTGTAATTATTTCCTCTGCTGAGATTTGGTGGAATAAAGGTACGGCAAATAATTTAAGATTAAATCAAGTTGCTGCTGTGATTAATAAAACCTCTCGACCTATATTAGTAAGTGATGCTAAATTTCCTTATATTTTAGGATTAACTCATATAGTTAATGCTGATGTGAATTTTCAGCTAACTACTCAGCCGCAAAATTTGGTAATTCCCAAAGCCCCAAATAACTTATTTTTATTCTATCCATCAAGAAAGTTACGCCTATATTTAAAGGTGAAATATAATCTAGAACCTGTTTATCTAGGGAAAAATCCAGTTTTCGGTTTATGGAAAATCCAAGCTGTTAATCAGCGCAATTGACAATTAGGTGGGTCAAGGCATCGATAATGCGATCGCTCTCCATTGGCATAATATTCTTACCGTGCATAATCTCCTGTGTCATCACAAAATGCACCAGTGAACCAATGAGTATTCTGGCTGTGGCTTCTGGGTCGGGGATGTTTAATTCCGAACAAGATGCTAAATATTTACTGATAGTCTCAATGGCGGGTTTGGCAATACTCGCAATAAATACCTGCGCCAATTCTGGGAACCGCGCCGACTCTCCCATTAACAGCCTCTCAAATGCTTGATATTCTTGGTCATTTACCATTTGGTCTAATGCTGTTTTGGCTAACCGCCGCAGCACAATATAAGGTTCCCCCTGGAGTGGTTGCGTCCCCAAAATGGAATGAAACCGCTTTCTAGCCAATTTTTCGATTAATGCCCGAAATAACCCTTCTTTATCTTGAAAATGACTGTATACCGTGGCTTTAGAAACGTTGGCGGCTTCTGCTACCTTATCCATACTTGTAGCCGCGTAGCCGTGGGCGAGAAACTCCTGCATTGCCCCTTGGAGAATCTTTTCGACTTTTTCTGTTGAATTGGAACGGTCAATTTCTCCCACTTTTGGGCGTGCCATGTTGCAATATTCCTGATTTTTGTAATCGTTCTGTAAGATTTTCTGTAGCCCAGGACTTTACCCGCCAACATTGGTCTGTTGGGAGAGGTTGGGTGGTAGGGGTGGTAAGGGTATGGGGTGTAAGGGTTTTAGATACATACCACCCCTACACCCTTACACCCTTGCTCACACCCTTGATTTTTCGCCTCACTGCTTAAGTCCTGTAGCTGTAACACCTGATTCGGAAATAAGTTTAGCAATGCTTTTAAATAGTAAATACTTTTTCGCGATCGCTTGACTAAACTACTCGGTTTAGTATAATCCTAATTATATAACTATACGGTTTAGTTTTGTATTTCCCGCTTCATTGTTCTTGAATAACCGTTAAGCATCTACAGCCAAACTGGGTCATGACATTTACCAAAGAAGAATTCTGAATTCAGGAGTCAGAATCCAGAATAGATGCTGTGCGACTGGATGATGATTTTAAAATTAGCCCAAACCTTTAACTATTCTGAATTTTGAATTCTGCCTTCTGACTGCTTCTCATCAAAACTATATTTTGCCACCGGAATTTGAATCAACCAATTGGAATGGTTTCAAAGGTATGCTATCGTGCAGAACTCAAAGCTAGGCAGACCGATATCTCGTCAGTCCATTTTCCGTCCACCTTTTTTGATAGCAACTATTGTATCTTTAACCGTAATTGGCAGCAGTATTTTTACTGTGTTGAAATTTCGGGAAGTTGCTAACCAAAGGGCGCAAAATTCATCTGTGCTGTTACCAGAAATTAAAACAGTCACAGCTTTAGGGCGAATTGAACCAAAAGGAAAACTGATAAAACTCTCAGCTTCGACCTCAACAGAAGTTAGTCGAGTCGAACAATTATTAATTAATGAAGGGGATAAGGTAAAAGCAGGGCAAATAATTGCCATTTTAGATAATCGCGATCGCTTAGAAGCAGCATATAAAGAAGCACAAGAACAAGTAAAAGTCGCCCAAGCGAATCTCAACCGTACCAAAACAGGCGCAAAACGCGGAGCTATTGCCGCCCAAACCGCGAAAATTGCCAGCCTCCAAGCCGAACGTCAAGGTGACATTGCTGCTCAAGTTGCCACTGTTTCCCGCTTACAAGCCGAAGTCGCTAACGCTGTCATTGAAAACAATCGTTATCAAATTCTGTTTAAAGAAGGTGCAATTTCCGTTTCCCAA encodes the following:
- a CDS encoding cytochrome P450 gives rise to the protein MTVTNSLPDGPRIPYWLRIMKFIFRPIDYVEDFAKVYGDNFTVWRKGNNQLVYFSHPQALEQIFTADASHFATGGGGGVLKYLLGDNSLILLDGDRHQRQRQLLTPPFHGERMRAYGQTIREITQQVSHEWVMGKPFNIRTSMQEITLRVILRVVFGVDEGTKFQQLRQLLSSVLDLISSSRMSAALFFQVMQRDWGAWSPWGKFLRQLQQIDQLIYTLIQERRAETGQNRQDILSLLISARYDDGQPMSDAELRDELMTMLVAGHETTASALTWAFYWLDRLPEVREKLLKELSTLGANPEPSNIAKLPYLTAVCQETLRIYPIVINGFFRIVKSPIEIMGYKLPKGTAVVPSIYLAHHRPEVYPQPNQFKPERFLERQFSPYEYLPFGGGNRRCIGLAFAQYEMKIALATILSQFQVSLVNKNPVRPVRRGLTLATPTGMQMVATTRVLSIE
- a CDS encoding Hfq-related RNA-binding protein produces the protein MATTDFDTSLPSIRQVQNLIKQAAVVEFKLVTGDLLTGKILWQDPGCVCIVDENSQQTTIWKQAIVYLQPKG
- a CDS encoding transposase family protein, coding for MTVAIITQLKKVRDFRTKQGQRHRLWLVLVLVIMGTMSGCVGYRGNERFCQTPSTIINRNTRDTKR
- a CDS encoding Tex family protein, whose product is MLNIPQLLAAELDLKPYQVQNALELLAEGATIPFIARYRKERTGEMNEVQLRDLFDKYNYLTELEARKSVILNAIAEQGKLTDELKTQIISCQQKTELEDLYLPYRPKRRTRATIAKEKGLEPLAEFIQSLNIKNGIAASLAAEASKYISEEKGVKTADEALKGAADILAEAVAETAELRAYLRDYFLEAGVFVSRIKDDYPEGTTKFEMYRNYQIKVKNIAPHNMLALCRGEAEGVLSFDINFDEDYVLGYLESQVIRTKVRDIRDFYQVMLKDAFNRLMKTSLIAEVIATKKDYADIESIKTFEANLRELLLSAPAGMKPTLAIDPGFRTGCKVAVLDETGKFLEYQAVFPHQAAEQRTKAAQTIKNLIDKYQIELIAIGNGTASRETDEFVTQVLQTLNRQPTKVMVNESGASIYSASKVALEEFPDLDVTVRGAISIGRRLQDPLAELVKIDPKSIGVGQYQHDVDQKLLRKKLDETVESCVNFVGVDLNTASKELLTFVSGITAAVANNIVTYRNQNGAFKNRRQLLKVPKLGPKAFEQAAGFLRIRNGDHPLDNTAVHPESYSVVEAIASDLNVKLNQVSQIAEKLKKVDIRKYTTDTIGEPTLRDILSELEKPGRDPRAEFKYATFKEGIKEIGDLQLGMELEGIVTNVANFGAFVDIGVHQDGLVHISQLADRFVEDPKQIVKVGQVVKVKVLEVNEKLKRISLSMKAVKQ
- the dapF gene encoding diaminopimelate epimerase: MAIEFTKYHGLGNDFILIDNRGSATPVLTPEKAVEWCDRHFGIGADGVIFALPGKNGTDYTMRIFNSDGSEPEMCGNGIRCLAAFIADLEGISRTKDKYRIHTLAGTITPQLTPDGQIKVDMGLPHLLAGEIPTTLGVADAKVINQPLEVAGQTWEVTCVSMGNPHCITFVEDVAAIPLETIGPKFEHHPVFPQRTNTEFIQVVSRDYLKMRVWERGAGITLACGTGACASLVAGVLTGKCDRAATVELPGGCLEIEWSEIDERIYMTGPAERVFKGTA